From Camelina sativa cultivar DH55 chromosome 5, Cs, whole genome shotgun sequence:
taacaacccgcacagTATGCagaataaatcaatttaaataaaattattatgagtaaaattataatGATTGAATTAATATCCATTTGTGTCAAAcgtaatatgtaattaaaatatatttcaaaattttgtttatttcattttaaatacgTCTCATCCGTTAAAATCTTTGAACGTGAAAATTTTTTAACGTAGTCGagaaaatattgacaaaatgttattattaatgGCAATgtgtcttttgtgtggtttaaaaaccaatttattgaaacaggacaaatgattagataaaataatatattaaaaattttggaatttcTAAGAATTGTAATATGCatctacataaaatataaagatttgAGTACCATTAagttcaaatttgtattttaatttgttgattttttttgttacattcatttctttttttagtgtttggaaaaaaattgtatattatttgatgaataacTATTTTTACGAATAAAATTagatatacattttaaaaatttttaaaagtacacgttaacaaaatatagtacacataaaaaagagaaatttaacaacatcttttcttattattttttggttaaacataTAATGACATATATTGTAAAtagtattaataaataaaataaattgctAAAAAAAATGTCTGGAGCTCTCCAGCGACGACACCTCAGCATTTTTCTCAATATGTTTCCCTATATAGGAGATATTGCgatcattttaattttaattagggGATTCATTTTAGATTTCGAAAATCTGTATTAATTTGAATATCGAAGcgaataaaatatacaatctgCGAGCATATTCACACTCGTATGACTTAAAATTCTGTATTACTACATATTTTACTACATCGACATGCACTTGTTTTTTCACTTGTCACGATTCCTATGCCTATGCGTATACGTGGCATGAGAACTTCTTTATATGGTGTGAACGcaattatgtttttgatttgcCAACGTCTCATAAAGATTAAACAACAAACGGAAACTTTTAgcaatcttaataaattttagCAGTCTATTCGTAATCTAATCAGGCTAATGAATCAATCCGTAATGTAATCAAATTATTGACCAATAATCACGTTTTTGGTCCACACAAAGGACCCACTCACTTACTTACACCTACAACTTCTCCAGTTGCAGTAGATCCTCATCCTCTGCATTGCTCTCTcgctatatatattatttatacacACACACGCCACTAACCCAAAATACAAAGAACTCACTTCCTCCattaacaaccaaaaaaagattttaagaagaaggagaaggcaACTCAGTAACAGAATCATCATCGCCATGCCTGTTCCTTCCGACAAACCGAGACTTGTGATCAAGAAAGTTCTAGCAAAGCTTCAAAAGGAAGGTGAAAGCGCTGTCATTAGGAACGGCATCACAGagttagttttcttcttctttttttttttctttttctcaagaaAGTGATCCTATGGCTTCACCTTcaattctcatatatatttttcctttttgggtTGATTCAGGATTGACCACAAGTTATTGGACCCGTTCGTGTTGCTAGTTGATTTTTCCTGTAAGTTTCTTCCTTCCTCAAATCTGTATATTAAAAAGGTGTGattcttttattatgttatagGCTAATCCAAagcttgctctgtttcttgatcaGTTTCACTCTCAGCTGGATTCCCAGATCATCCTCACAGAGGTCAATATCACATATACCTTCTCTTACACACCAATAAACATGTTTTGAAATGTTGTCTTTAATGTATAATTGGTCAACTGTGTGGTGCAGGTTTTGAGAGTGTTACATACATGCTACAGGGAGGAATCATTCACAAAGATCCCAAAGGTCATAAAGGTACAATCCAAGCCGGAGATGTTCAGGTAAttacaagaaacagaacacccaaagaaacaaaaaaaaaaatataacattaaatCCTCTCCAAGACTGGTTTCACTCAATTTTGAGTCTTTGATCTTACAGTGGATGACAGCAGGAAGAGGAATCATTCATTCTGAGTTTCCGGAAGAAGAAGTCAACAATGGTTTACAGCTTTGGATCAATCTCCCTTCCACTGACAAAATGTAAAATAAGATTTCTTTACTATCATCTCAAAAAGAGTTCACAGTTTttgaatctctctcttctttgattttgacAGGATCGATCCAAAATATAAAGAGGTATCGAGTTTAGACATCCCGCGAGCAGAAGAAAACGGAGTTGAGGTCAAAGTCATAGCCGGAGACTCCATGGGAATCAAAACTTCAGTCTACACAAAAACACCAACTATGTTCCTTGACTTTACCCTCAAGCCAGGATCTCAAACTCACCAGACCGTTCCAGAATCATGGACAACTTTCGCCTACATTATTGAAGGCGACGAGGGTGTGTTCGGTTCTTTGAACTCTTCCGCTATATCGGCGCATCATGTTGTAGTGTTTGGACCAGGGGGTTTAGTTAGCGTGTGGAACAAGTCAACATCGAGGTCGTTGAGGTTTCTGTTGATTGCAGGGGAACCAATAGGTGAGCCTGTGGTTCAGTGTGGTCCGTTTGTGATGAACTCACAGGCGGAGATCGATTTGGCTTTTGACGATTATCAGAATGCTAAGAACGGGTTTGAAATGGCCAAGTGTTAGGTCACAGTGAAAAGTGTTAACAAAAaccattttaatttttggggtttgttttctttatttcacaTTCAAGAGATGAATCAATGTTAGGAGCAATAATAACGATGCTCTGTTTGAGAAAGTTGATATCAAATTGGAAttgttttggttgttctttttaaaattttgagcaACAATTAACAGAGCGAGGTGGTAGACATAGAGCAAAACTTTAGTCTCTTGAGGGTTGGTGGTAGACACAGAGCAAAGGTGCACCTAGAGTCCCACATCAAATTAATCAGAACTAATTCCTCGAGCTCGTCACATCCAGAAAGAGAAGCTTCTTTGCAAACATACTGTTTTCAATCTCAACAAAATTAAGATGGATAGTCTTAAGCTTTGGAAGAGATGTATCTTAATTAGTAATTACCACATCTTAATTTTTATAGATGCGTCTCATAATGAAGCAAATCAACAACTTGGAAGCCTTAAGAAAACATTGTGTATACATAAAAAAGTGAATATGCATATTATAAAGAAGCCGACAGAGTATAACCAACGACTTTAAAAATGAAGTATTTTTAGACAACACTAGTTAGAtgaagtatttttcttccaaacaaaaaaaatctaggtattaaacttccaaataaaaaggaaataagatATTCAGTTACACGAAGTATTATTCAATACATGGCCACACATCCCAACTTTAAATGTATTGCCAACTGCACTAAATGTATGTATTGCATGAccacatataccaactatatgatgacatgtgctcaacatcacaACCTTCTTATTCCGGTACACCGTTCATCAAAATCCGATGTTGACCAATATTGACCGGCATTGACCGATGTTGATCAATAAAAgcatacaacttttttttgtttttaacattataattgaattatttaggaatcatttatagtgttttataatttaaaacatatatggatccaaaataaaaatatattgtatatatattccattaatttagtcttataatagttatctttttcaatctcaaaaattaactaaaattgaagtaaaaatcatttataagatattaaaacttaaattcaaacCATATAATCTtgttataataaatcaaataagaaaactacttattttaactttattaatttaaaaacatcaaattctTACTTAATATATctgaatataaaataatattatttattattctcaaccaaaaaaattatttctacaacaaaaacacttagaaccaaacccaatacatatcaaaatcattagaattattgaaaaataatttaatatcttaaaaaattattaatggtttttcatttcacttttattaacttttgcaatataaaaatatattatatatttgttaactCATCCAGTCTTataatagttagtttttttttctattgcaattaaaaacatcaacttattatttgatttatttaaatacaaagttttttgttatttaataaaagaaatattattgattgtaaacaacaaaaacacacaatatttatttttaatatatagaagatagaagatccaaaaaattgagtttccaaaacaatatatttgactgtagaaaaattaaaatatataaattattatatatatatgaattcaaaataattattaactattagtttagctttaaaattaaaattactaattataagaatgaatacattaaatatgtaaacaaaatatctagttatataatataaaatatgtcctaattttagaaaaattatattaactatTTGATATAgcaatttatgtttttggtttttaatagtatacataaaaaaatgaaatattttttggttaatattggTCAATGCTGGAATCAGTTAACCGGTGTATCGGAATTGTATGTTTATGGTGTTAACCACatgacgtcatatagttcatgcatgtgatCATGCAATACATCTACTTCGTATAGTTAAGGGTACAATATTATACTTAGCATGTGTGACCATGCGTTCTCGCATACCTGGTGTAGCTAGCAATCTTTTATTCTAAGTAGAggaatattttttagtttttttctcaggaaaaaaggaaattactAAATTTTCACTTCTTCTTGAATTGCCTTTTGACGAAAACGCACCGCTTTAATTAATGGgccttttgttgtttttaaagcCGTGGGCTTTCCCGTTTACGATAAAAAATGAGTAATTGGACACGTGTTGTTCCACCAACCTCCGCCGCCACGAGAGCTCAATTCCAGTGAAAATTATCATCGCCGGAAAACCAATCCTAACaactgaaactttttttttttgctcacaGGTGATGAGTTATACGGGTACAAGGGACGGATCAACGAGCaacaataaaaaggaaaatcacTCAGAATTTTTAAACGGGTAAATAAATATGCATAGTGGTGCTACTTAGGCTTCTACTCCAATATCTTTAGAACCTTCATTAGTAGTGATGAGCAAGTAGGAATATTTTGTACTGCGAACTGGAATATTTTGTACTGCGAACTGGAACTAAAgctatgttatatatatataacaacttCAAACCCTTGAGAAAACATCAAGTatacaacaaacacacacaaaaaaagtgaaaagaagtAGCTGAAAGAAGGGACCAATAACAGAACATAGACCAAACTATATAGTTTTGTGCTAAAAACTTTGACGATTAAAAAAGGATGATACTCTCCCATTTATTCGAGATAGTCGATGACACCGGAATAAGGATAAACTGGTGCGAGTACGTGATCACATATTAGTTGGATACTGCACTTTGAAGAAGCTCCTCTAGGAACTAGTCTCTCAAGTTGGCTTTTCAAATCTTCATCAATTCGTGTATTGTAGCAGACAATCATTTGTTCAAGCTTCGGCATTGTCTCCAAGAAATACTTGACTTGCTCCATCTGCTTCTGCTTCTCCTTCTCCGTGTCATCGCAGTAAAAAGAAATTTCGCCAAACTTAAGTATCTTTAAAACCTTCACCGGACTTGATGAT
This genomic window contains:
- the LOC104788159 gene encoding pirin-1-like, yielding MPVPSDKPRLVIKKVLAKLQKEGESAVIRNGITEIDHKLLDPFVLLVDFSFSLSAGFPDHPHRGFESVTYMLQGGIIHKDPKGHKGTIQAGDVQWMTAGRGIIHSEFPEEEVNNGLQLWINLPSTDKMIDPKYKEVSSLDIPRAEENGVEVKVIAGDSMGIKTSVYTKTPTMFLDFTLKPGSQTHQTVPESWTTFAYIIEGDEGVFGSLNSSAISAHHVVVFGPGGLVSVWNKSTSRSLRFLLIAGEPIGEPVVQCGPFVMNSQAEIDLAFDDYQNAKNGFEMAKC